The following are encoded together in the Eptesicus fuscus isolate TK198812 chromosome 16, DD_ASM_mEF_20220401, whole genome shotgun sequence genome:
- the PAX8 gene encoding paired box protein Pax-8 yields the protein MPHNSIRSGHGGLNQLGGAFVNGRPLPEVVRQRIVDLAHQGVRPCDISRQLRVSHGCVSKILGRYYETGSIRPGVIGGSKPKVATPKVVEKIGDYKRQNPTMFAWEIRDRLLAEGVCDNDTVPSVSSINRIIRTKVQQPFNLPMDSCVATKSLSPGHTLIPSSAVTPPESPQSDSLGSTYSINGLLGIAQPGSDSKRKMDDSDQDSCRLSIDSQSSSSGPRKHLRTDAFSQHHLEPLECPFERQHYPEAYASPGHTKGEQGLYPLPLLNSALDDGKATLTPSNTPLGRNLSTHQTYPVVTDPHSPFAIKQESPEVSSSSSTPSSLSSSAFLDLQQVGSGVPAGASVPPFNAFPHAASVYGQLAGQALLSGREMVGPTLPGYPPHIPTSGQGSYASSAIAGMVAGSEYSGNAYGHTPYSSYSEAWRFPNSSLLSSPYYYSSTSRPSAPPTTATAFDHL from the exons GCCATGGAGGGCTGAACCAGCTGGGAGGGGCCTTTGTGAATGGCAGACCCCTGCCCGAAGTGGTGCGTCAGCGCATAGTGGACCTGGCCCATCAGGGCGTGAGGCCCTGTGACATCTCCCGCCAGCTTCGTGTCAGCCATGGTTGTGTCAGCAAGATTCTTGGCAG GTACTACGAGACTGGCAGCATCCGGCCTGGGGTGATAGGTGGCTCCAAGCCCAAGGTGGCTACCCCCAAGGTGGTGGAGAAGATCGGGGACTACAAGCGACAGAACCCCACCATGTTTGCCTGGGAAATCCGAGATCGGCTCCTGGCTGAAGGCGTCTGTGACAACGACACTGTGCCCAGTGTCAGCTCCATCAACAG AATCATCCGGACCAAAGTGCAGCAACCATTCAACCTCCCCATGGACAGCTGCGTGGCCACCAAGTCCCTGAGCCCAGGACACACGCTGA TCCCCAGCTCTGCTGTGACGCCCCCGGAGTCACCCCAGTCCGACTCTCTGGGCTCCACCTACTCCATCAATGGGCTGCTGGGGATCGCCCAGCCTGGCAGTGACAGCAAGAGGAAGATGGATGACA GTGACCAAGACAGCTGCCGGCTGAGCATCGActcccagagcagcagcagcgggcCCCGCAAGCACCTCCGCACGGACGCCTTCAGCCAGCACCACCTCGAGCCCCTTGAGTGCCCCTTCGAGCGGCAGCACTACCCCGAGGCCTACGCCTCCCCCGGCCACACCAAAGGCGAGCAG GGCCTCTACCCACTGCCCCTGCTCAACAGCGCCCTGGACGACGGGAAGGCGACCCTGACCCCTTCCAACACACCCTTGGGGCGCAACCTCTCGACTCACCAGACCTACCCCGTGGTGACAG ATCCTCACTCACCCTTCGCCATAAAGCAGGAAAGCCCCGAGGTGTCCAGTTCTAGCTCCACCCCTTCCTCTTTATCTAGCTCCGCCTTTTTGGACCTGCAGCAAGTCGGCTCTGGGGTCCCCGCGGGAGCCTCGGTCCCGCCCTTCAATGCCTTTCCCCACGCTGCCTCAGTGTACGGGCAGCTCGCGGGCCAGGCCCTCCTCTCAG GGCGAGAGATGGTGGGGCCCACGCTGCCCGGATACCCACCCCACATCCCCACCAGTGGACAGGGCAGCTATGCCTCCTCTGCCATCGCAGGCATGGTGGCAG GAAGTGAATACTCTGGCAATGCCTATGGCCACACCCCCTACTCCTCCTACAGCGAGGCCTGGCGCTTCCCCAACTCCAGCTTGCTGA GTTCCCCATATTATTACAGTTCCACATCGAGGCCGAGCGCGCCGCCCACCACCGCCACGGCCTTTGACCACCTGTAG